The following proteins come from a genomic window of bacterium:
- a CDS encoding ATP-binding protein, whose translation MRILLVDDEVLFCETFKDVLADDEYELLVVHSGEDALREMSRQLIQVAIIDLQLPDMSGLDVLQAIKNAHREVCPIMLTGHASLETAIKALNQGAYAYITKPYQVGEVRAIIRNALEQQRLSLENRRLMEVLKENNQQLMAATRQLEQFNRELESKVEKRALELAREREKNERLTELDQLKSEFLAMVSHELKTPLTSIIGYSTYLLNMSPEERLPETTDGLTRISRNGYILLDLINKLLEFSKIEAGKVGIELEKFDLKEVVEEVLLISLPMAREKHLQLSFAPSDFHEVIEADRQKIKQVILNLVSNAVKFTEKPDSQILILLEAQDDCVQVCVSDQGIGISQQDQEVIFERFRQLDSAASRKLGGTGLGLSIAKKFIDIHRGRIWLESEPHQGSRFIFQIPKRQYAEGDRYGAGSEHGGGHGHRQGDESNAPGGDEGNMPGLVM comes from the coding sequence TCGTTGTTCACTCCGGAGAGGATGCCTTACGGGAAATGTCCCGCCAGCTTATCCAGGTGGCCATTATCGACCTTCAATTACCCGATATGAGCGGCCTGGATGTTTTGCAGGCCATTAAAAATGCCCACCGTGAAGTATGCCCGATAATGCTGACCGGCCATGCTTCCCTGGAAACCGCAATCAAGGCCCTCAACCAGGGAGCCTATGCCTATATCACCAAACCCTATCAGGTAGGGGAAGTCCGGGCGATTATCAGAAATGCTCTGGAGCAGCAGAGACTTTCGCTGGAAAATCGCAGACTGATGGAAGTCCTGAAAGAAAACAATCAGCAGCTTATGGCCGCCACGCGTCAACTGGAGCAATTCAACCGGGAACTGGAGAGCAAGGTGGAAAAACGGGCTCTGGAGCTGGCCAGAGAGCGAGAGAAAAACGAGCGGCTCACCGAGCTTGATCAGCTCAAATCGGAGTTTCTGGCTATGGTCAGCCATGAATTAAAAACCCCCCTGACATCGATCATCGGATATAGCACCTACCTCCTGAATATGAGTCCTGAAGAGCGGTTGCCGGAAACCACCGATGGTTTGACCAGAATCAGCCGCAACGGGTACATTCTCCTCGATCTGATCAATAAACTTCTGGAATTTTCCAAAATCGAGGCTGGTAAGGTCGGTATCGAACTGGAGAAATTCGACCTGAAAGAAGTTGTCGAGGAGGTTTTGCTCATTTCCCTGCCCATGGCCAGGGAGAAACACCTTCAATTGTCGTTCGCTCCTTCTGACTTCCATGAAGTCATTGAGGCAGACCGACAGAAAATCAAACAGGTTATCCTGAATCTGGTGAGCAATGCCGTGAAATTTACCGAGAAGCCGGATTCACAGATTCTGATCCTGCTCGAAGCACAGGATGATTGTGTTCAGGTTTGCGTATCAGACCAGGGGATCGGCATCAGCCAGCAGGATCAGGAGGTTATTTTTGAAAGGTTCCGGCAGCTCGATTCGGCTGCTTCCCGAAAGCTTGGCGGTACCGGCCTGGGGCTCAGTATCGCCAAAAAATTCATCGATATCCACCGTGGCAGGATCTGGCTCGAAAGCGAACCGCACCAAGGCTCCCGCTTCATCTTCCAGATACCCAAAAGGCAATATGCGGAGGGGGACAGATATGGGGCTGGGAGTGAGCATGGGGGTGGACATGGGCACAGGCAGGGAGATGAGAGCAATGCGCCCGGTGGGGATGAGGGCAATATGCCGGGGTTGGTAATGTGA
- a CDS encoding 4Fe-4S binding protein, whose protein sequence is MARNNERVGKIPGRIEIDPQRCKGCELCVSQCPQKAITIGDALNQQGYYFAQAQHPERCTGCALCAEVCPDLAIAVFKER, encoded by the coding sequence ATGGCGAGAAATAATGAAAGGGTGGGGAAAATTCCAGGACGAATTGAAATTGACCCGCAAAGATGCAAGGGATGTGAACTGTGTGTGTCCCAATGCCCGCAAAAGGCCATCACCATTGGAGATGCCCTGAATCAGCAGGGATATTACTTTGCCCAAGCTCAGCATCCTGAGCGATGCACCGGCTGCGCCCTGTGCGCTGAAGTTTGCCCGGACCTGGCCATTGCCGTGTTTAAGGAGCGATGA